cacgcgccgcctttAGGCAGCGATAACCCTCTCCTCcatcctcctccgattctccacAAAAACTTCCACAATCAatacaacaacatcacaacccaTTCAATTTCACAACCCTTACCTCTTTCACGCCGTGGAAGCACCGGAGGATCGCCGACGAGCTTGAACCAGTCGATCTGGGCTCGGTGACGTGCAGCGAGACTCCACGATGGCGAGAGACGGTGCGTCGATCTCGGGTTCGATTGCAGGGGGCCGTGCGATGCTCGTTGTGCCGACGGTGTGGCTCACGGACGCACGGTGGTGGAGAATCGGCGAGGGAGCAagatcggggagggagagggACATAGAGAAAAGGGAGGCGCGCGGGGtgaaaggagaaggagagaatgagaggtttccaattttggaaaccctaaactgataaattttccttttatacccttttctaaatcggaaactaacttcaatcgttaataacttttacgtacaagGTCCGATTAGAATGCGTCACTTATCCACGAGcttgtatcgacgagccctacaactttcatgaagaaagttttcgcaaaagagcgacggaataaaagtcgatatatacattgcggaaacgtaacgtttttctaattaaacgttccgataacccgtttccgtttcgtaaagtcGAAACCAATTCAATTCattgtaattaaatttcacaacttatagaattcaatcaaaccaaatattgttttgaaaaaaaaactagggttattacagtacgcatatttgtaataggtcctctcttatagcataatagtggtgttttcgatgtaccgaaaattccgacggtcaaatgaggtccgaattggatgaaatttttatagggttactaaatatatataccgatcacatcggctggtgtcgatcgatccctataagtttccttcatatagtcgcttcataatgcgatagttttattttaaacctaatataaaggtatgacacattagtggacacttcggcaatcgataactccagtttgaaatatggtcgatcgacaccagcagatgtgatcagtattaATATTTTGGGaatccgtaaaaatttcgttcgatttggatattgattgaccgtccatacttatggtcaacaagaaaaaaacgttttgacatattaaaatcctcattgaccggggctttgccaaatgagttttttttgtgcgaccgcacacaatcggtgataaaaattaggtgatttcatatatgcaaacgacttttagtgttcgcattttggtaatgggtcttcccttatgacatattagttttgttttcggtaaaagcccatcgggcttgcgggcctcggtgagcttttcagatccacgggctaaatgatgaggcataagtcaattaggtatgaaataatcattagactattagtttttcatctttatgttaaattttgtacttttaaaattaatatataatattacgtattttacatacgggtaaaactgaaaaaaaaaaaccgaaccgaaccgtacgggttgggttgggttgtgggtcacggtctctaaaataaaaaaaccgaaccgaaccgaactgaatttaaaatttgggttggattatgaattttttccaaaaccgaaccggaTGGACGAGTGTCCACCCCTAATTCATGAAGACTGTAAATCGAAGCCTTTTCACTTTCATTTTTACTTTCAATTTCACCTGTACGATGAAGGCTTGCAGGCGTGACCGGCACGTGAAGCCATGGGTTTAAGTAAAAGAAAACACATGACAAATGTAAACCTGACCTTCCAGAGTTCCAGTCCTTGTGTGGACCCAAAACCTCGTACGCTATTCAAAGACTACGGGGAATAAAAAAACCCCACACACTCAGCAAAGCACAAAGCCAATATCAAAGTGAATCAAAGTTTCTTTGCTGAAAAACCGAATGAAAGGTCTGAATCTGAAAATGGGGTTTGCTCAGTTCGTGGCTTTTGAAGAAGGAGATGTTGATTCCAGTGCAGCTCTCAATCGCTTTCAATGGGGTGTTTGAAGAAGGAGATGTTGATTCCAGTGCAGCTCTCAATCGCTTTCAATGGGGTGGAACCATCTTTGCCTTGTTAGTCACCCTCACTCACTCACTAcccaatttttcatttttattgttgttttatgaTTTCTAGCTGGTTAAATTTAGTGCCCATCTCgtgaaattttgttttacTGCTAAGTTCAGTAAAGAATTGGGttcttgttgatttgtggtACTTGATTCTTATTAGAATGATCATGCATGGCTGAATTATGAGATTTGAACTTGTCTTCATGATCAGGTTCATGTATGATGATTTGAATGCTGTGTAGTAACTGATATTGCAGACCACTGCTGATTGCATCAAGCACTAGTAATTGGGTTTAACTGATTAAATTGGTACAAAAAACATAGGAGGAAACCCTCATCTTAAAAGGCATACTGTTTTGCTCTGAAATTCGTACGAGTCATTGAGTTGTAATGTGTATAACGGATTTAAGAGTTATTGCATCATCCTCAGTTGTTCATTGGAACTGCTAATGATGATAGTGTGTTGGTTGGCGTAGCACATGGTTCACTTGATCCCTTTTTGTGCAATTTTGCTATTTTTAAACTCTTAGGCGTTTCAGTTTGATAAATTGCATCTTTGTAACTATTAGATACAGTCGCAATTGAGTTGCTCTTAACgatcaaaattaattattctGTTTTGAAGATATCTCTGACTTCAGTGCTTTTGTGAATCTTATATTTTTTAGGGCAGAATTTTGCTTATCTTGAACCGAACAGGGCACAGATCAGGCATGCAAAGTAACCTTCTTGTACTGTTTTTGTTTACAAGCTTCCCAACAGTGCTGTTTAAAATTCTGAGGTGCTTGTCATATTCCTTCCAGATttcatgttatatatatatgaccacATATCCTCtaaatttattaattgaaTCATGCAGGGGACAGTTCGGCTATTGGATTTCATTTCTTGCTGTTTCTGCAAACCTCTTCTTTCCGCAATATTTTCCAGGTTTCTGTTATTTTGTTCTCATTTGATGCCTATTCTATGAATTTATTGCTATGTTAGACTTCCATTTTCTGAtagtatgtacatatatatgcagtTTCTCGTTTTCTCCTATTTGTGGTCACACCTACTTGGGTGGCTAATGGACTTCGTGATAGTATTGTTTGTGGCATCTTTTCTCTAGTTATTGGAGTTCTAGTAGTCATAACAGCGATTCAAGGAATTGGAGGCTTTAGCGATTGTTTTAGTAATTGTAAATGCAATTGTTATTGCTTTGCATACTGTCTTAGTATAGGatttatcttcttttttacaattttgtaTCTGTGCTCAGAAACTTGGTAGAAAATTTAGTTCAAATTGAAACAATCAATCATTTCTAGATGGTTTCTCCTGCGTCTACAGACTCAGAAATGTTTATATGCGCTATTGGCCAGCAAAGTATGCATCCTTTGAGGACTTATATGGTTTTAACTTATAACCGGTGCTGGTCAAAAGCTGAAAGCAGCAGCCTTTCGAAAACTGTCTATCCTAATCCCTGCTTAGTCTGTTTCTCTAGTAGTTGATATACTTCTGAGAACTTTATGTCATGAATGTCTGCAGAATTTAAACGACAAAGTTTGCTTCGACACTTCAGCCCAGAGTTTAGGCAAGTGGCTCGGAAAGGTTCTCATACAGTCCTCATAAGGTCCTCATACCAAGTTttggtgaatcataaaaagCTTTTATTATCAGAATGTTATTCATGCTAATGTTGCCTGACTATCTGGTTATGGTGCATCTTATGATGTCAAATTGTCTCCCTGGAGAATGTtgccatatatatagttatccTACTCTACTAAAGCAATCTCAATGAAGCACTCTCATTGTCATTAGGCCTATAAGTTGTGAAACTGATGATCAAACTTGTTCAAGTTCAGCCAACCCTTATGGTGTCATATTAGTTTGTTGCGTTTCATACAAACCCAGCCTTATTTTAGATACATTTTGTAGCTTGAAGGATCAACACTcgcttaaaaaaacaaaaaatcaaagtttatgATCACATACTTTCATTTCACGCAATTTTGATATACCAAGTCATTTTTCCAATCCCATTCTGTGCATACTTTATAGTTTATACAATGAAAACTAATAATGGAACCTAGCCAACAAACAAGGCAAAGTCAACTATAGGCAATCTTGTCTAACCCACCCTGCTTTGTTTGTATTTCATAATGCGATGAATTCAACATGATGTGCTTGCTAGAAGTTTCATAGCTTCCATTTCAGAGTAGTCCTTTTCACGAGAGCCACTCAGCCTCAGAATATATTCCATGCCTATCCGACCTTCATTCACTCTTTCAATTCAAGCAAAATGAGTCCCCTTTCTCCCATTTCATCTATCATCATTGTCGCCAATTTTTGTTGCATTTCTTTGATCCTTGCTCAGCAGCCTTATGAAGGACAAGCTTTCACAGATTGTCGCAACCCAGACGTGTCGAAATCCGTTTTTGGATACACCTGCAATGGCTTGAACAGAAGTTGCCAGACTTACCTGACCTTCAGATCACAGCCTCCTTACAACACTGTTTCTTCCATTGCCAACATGTTGGCTTCTGACCCATCTCAGCTTGCAGAGATCAACTCGGTTTCTGAGTCCGCAACATTTGCTACAAACAAGTTGGTGCTTGTTCCAGTCACCTGTTCATGCTCAGGTCAGTACTATCAGCTGAACACATCTCATGTTGTTGTTCCCCGTGATACATATCTAGTTATTGCAAACAATACATTTCAAGGCCTCTCAACATGTCAAGCTATGATAAAGCAGAACAGTAATCTCACCACAAAGAACTTGTATACTGGGACTAGAGTCACTGTTCCTCTTAGATGTGCTTGTCCCACAAAGAACCAAACTGATCTTGAAATCAATTATCTAATGAGTTACTTAATAGCACCTGGTGATTTTGTTTCAAAAATTAGCGATCGATTCGATACAGATACAGGGAGGACTCTTGAAGCCAATGGGCTTTCAGAACAAGCGGCTATCATTTATCCCTTCACCACACTCTTAGTTCCGTTAGAAAACCCTCCATCTAGTTCTCAGACCACACAGCCACCTTCATCATCACCGCCATCAACTCCGGCTATCTCACCAGCTTCGCCGAAGAATTCAATGAGAACATGGATTTATGTAGTTGCTGGGGCGATTGGAGGAGGTGGTTTTGTTATGGTGATAGCCTTGCTCATCTTCTTCACCTTCTTCCGCAGAATAAGTAAGAAGGAGACTGATACAGTTGTTGTATCAGAAAGCTTTGAGGCGCTTGAGAAAccattacagaaagaaa
This genomic interval from Argentina anserina chromosome 1, drPotAnse1.1, whole genome shotgun sequence contains the following:
- the LOC126800808 gene encoding lysM domain receptor-like kinase 4, with the protein product MLIPVQLSIAFNGVFEEGDVDSSAALNRFQWGGTIFALILLILNRTGHRSGMQSNLLVLFLFTSFPTVLFKILRGQFGYWISFLAVSANLFFPQYFPEFKRQSLLRHFSPEFRQVARKGSHTVLIRSSYQVLKFHSFHFRVVLFTRATQPQNIFHAYPTFIHSFNSSKMSPLSPISSIIIVANFCCISLILAQQPYEGQAFTDCRNPDVSKSVFGYTCNGLNRSCQTYLTFRSQPPYNTVSSIANMLASDPSQLAEINSVSESATFATNKLVLVPVTCSCSGQYYQLNTSHVVVPRDTYLVIANNTFQGLSTCQAMIKQNSNLTTKNLYTGTRVTVPLRCACPTKNQTDLEINYLMSYLIAPGDFVSKISDRFDTDTGRTLEANGLSEQAAIIYPFTTLLVPLENPPSSSQTTQPPSSSPPSTPAISPASPKNSMRTWIYVVAGAIGGGGFVMVIALLIFFTFFRRISKKETDTVVVSESFEALEKPLQKERDEGSGSQDFLEPISSDIAHMALSLKVYTFEELQSATENFSSSCLIKGSVFRGIFDGDVAAVKKMNGNVSKEINLLNKINHFNLIRLSGVCFNDGHWYLIYEYAVNGPLSNWIYFKDSDGKLLSWTQRLQILLDVASGLDYLHSFTTPPHVHKDIKSSNILLDSDFRAKIANFGLARSADARDGHFSLTNHIVGTIGYMAPEYLENGLISTKLDVYAFGALMLELLTGKEVAVLYEQNVHLSDTLHSLLNNEDGGQSLRQFMDPALQENYPQELAVFVIRLIDSCLKKNPGSRPAMNEMVQFLSRTMSNSLTWELSSNTSGNQGSQGVLDGTETG